GACACGCCTTTGGTGGGGAAAGAGTTAAATATCTAAGGCTGGAATTTGAATTGATGGAAACTAATAATATGTATGTAGTACGTTAATTGTGTGAATAGCATGTGTTATGTTGGCAGCAATGTTGTGTGTGAAACCAATTACGTGAAAAAATGAATAATTGGATgagttattattattaacatCAATTGTTCTTATATTGTTATATACCTTTCTGTCTGTATTTGTATTTGATATTACTACTGAACTTGAGTTTAATGATGTTCTTGGTCTTGGAAGGATATGCCAATTAAACTTCATATGCAAGCAAGAACCACCTCCACTCCAGCACTAGTTTTTTTTCCCCAAAGTACATAAACACACAAGGTTAACCGGAAACTGAACCGGGAAATTAAAATCTGAAACCCGGGTTTATAATGGGCCAGACATTAAGGCCCGTTTATATTGGGCCGGTGTATAATAAACCTTTTCTTTATTAAGGTGTATGAGTTGGCACATTCCACAAGAAATAGTAAACAAAACTCAttcctctttcttcttcgaTTCGATTCGTTTCTTCTTCATTCGACGCCAAAAAAAACCTAAGTGCTCTGCTGCAAACTCTTTGTTCCTCAGCGAGAAGAAAATCTATAACCAAGAGATTGGTTTCACcgatctctctttctctatatCTCCTCGCTGGGTACGGTACGAGCTtctccataaaaaaaaaacacttgggATTCATATGTTTTGTTTGAAATTGCTTCTGATCTGTGTGAAATTAGGAGCCTTTGATTGATAATTCCTTGATTCGATTGATTTGTCTTGTGAGGGTATTGTTTAATTGGAGTTTTGGTGTCTTGTAGTAAAGTTAGCTGCATCACACAAAGCTGAGATTGTTGGAGGTTTGTGTTATTACATCTCAAAGATATTAgctttgatgttttcttgtttgTTCATATGGTTTTTGGGGTTTGTGCTATTACATCTCAAAGACTGTTAGTGTTAGTGTTAGGGGTTTTGGTGTTATCTCTCAAAGATATTGCctttgctgttttttttttaatggttgtGTTCACTAATTTGGTTTTGTTCTTTTTCCTTTATTGACAGGTCTGTTTAAAATCAAATCTCAATGTCGTGGAGGAGGATTCTCCATAATCACTAGGCTCTCTTACCTTCTCAATCTCATGCTCACATTCTCTTCCTTGTCTATGGCGTTTACTCTCACCTCTCAAAAGCTCTGCGTCTTTGGCCCTGTGTTGAATCCTTCTTTCCCTTACTGCATCGCCAATCACTCCTCTGCCTCCCGTTAATTCATTTACACAACTCTTGCCTCCTTCAGTCTCTACTCTCGATATTTTACTTGTGGTACCTTCTTTACACATTCCTGTGAGTCTCTACTTTAACTGAAGCTCAAGACCTATAATGATCCAAGACCAGCCTCTTGTTGTATTCTCCCTCCGGCGCAACTCTTTCAGACGCCGATCCTCCATAACCAACCTCGACGACAGAGGCTGGACTCCGCTCCACGTCAAAGCTCGAAAAGGCGATTTGAAATCCGTCAAGCAGCTGCTCGACCAAGGGTTTGATGTCAACGCTCTAGCGTGGGGACCTAAGTCGAAAGGAGTGAGCCCTCTTCACCTTGCTGCAGAGGGAGGTCATATAGAAGTCATGGATCTGCTTCTTGAGCGTGGGGCTAACATTGATGCGAGGACATGGGGCTCCTGCGGGTGGACTCCTCTCCACGCTGCGGCTAAAGAGCGGAAGAGAGAAGCTGTGAAGTTTCTGGTGGAGAATGGTGCGTTCTTGCCGGATGATATAAGTGATACGAGGTTTAATCCGCCGGTGCATTACTGTCATGGGCTGGAGTGGGCgtatgaggagatgaagaagcttAACAGCGAGTCTTCCTCTTCTGGTGGAGACACATCTTCCAGTTCTGAGAACTGAGTCTTTGttgctgtgtttttttttttctcaggtcTTGCCGTTGAGAAAATGTCAGAACTCAGCGTTATGGTTTGTCAGAGAATGTTATGGTTTTGTGTTTGGTTTAAAATTGCTATATGTGAAACTGCTGGTATGCTATGCATAATAAATCTTCTGTATGTGATACTTTTGTTTGTTCTGGATGAAGCAAATATGAGCACACTGGTTTTGATTTCATCTGAGTTATTATGATTCTTCTAACAGGTTTATTTACACTTGAGCAAATCAATTAATCATATCTAAAAACAGCTCAGACCGGTCGTTAAGATGCTGGTTTGAATACGGTTTACGAATCTCaaggggaagagaagaaaatggCTTTTATATATGTTCTTTTTTAGATccgttttttctctctttcaatGGCTTCTTCTCGCTGTGAGCTACTTGTGATCTGTgtcttgtctctcttctttgTTCTTGCTCACTCCAAGACGTTGAAGCGTGATGGTAAGTCTGCTGTTTCCACCTTCTGGTTTTGTCTTTTATTGGATCATTGCTTggcttttctctctctctttagatGTGTGAACAATGAATAGATCTGATATCTCAACCGAGTTTAAATCTGCGTTGATCCTCTCCTGCACAGTGAAAGCTTTGAATGAAATCAAAGCCTCTTTGGGATGGAGAGTGGTGTATTCATGGGTTGGTGATGATCCTTGTGGAGATGGAGACCTTCCTCCTTGGTCTGGTGTCACCTGTTCCACACAAGGAGACTATAGGGTTGTCACAGAACTGTAAgtttcactttcttcttctgtATCATCAACCTGATTTGCTTGaatgaattatataacttaAATCTGTCTGATTTTACAGAGAAGTTTATGCAGTTTCTATTGTTGGACCTTTCCCCATTGCAGTAACAAACCTTTTGGACTTGACTAGACTGTAAGTTGCTTCCTACCACTTTTTCTTATGTGTGTCCAATGTTGAAAAAAATCGATAGACGTTAATTAGCCGATTTATAGGACATTATTGATTAGGAATGCGCctaaaccgatttttagaacactgtgTGATTAGGTAGATTTATGTAACAActattttaatatctatatttgcAAACGAGATAGGAGGGGCTTGAGATTTACTTAGAGCTTTTGTGTTTTGAGAAGGTTATATTGAaaatggtttttggttttttattttatttggcaGCGATCTACATAACAACAAGCTGACTGGTCCAATCCCTCCACAGATTGGGAGACTAAAACGGCTCAAAGTACTGTATGTTCCTTGTGCTCTTACAGTGATATAGATGTTGTTGATCTGCCTTTTTCATTTTCACTTTTGTTTATTGTTCTGAGACTTGAATGTGAGAGAAGTGTTTTGTGTCACTAATCATTTACTTTGTTGTAACCATTAGGAACCTGAGGTGGAATAAACTACAAGATGTGATTCCCCCTGAGATTGGGGAGCTGAAGAGGCTAACACATTTGTAAGCACCTCTTGTTTAGCTTCTTGATGAGTGTTCACTTTAGTAACCATGCTTTCTTTTTTAAGGTACTTGAGCTTCAATAGCTTCAAAGGAGAGATTCCAAAAGAACTAGCTGCTCTTCCTGAGCTTCGGTATCTATATCTTCAAGAAAACCGTCTCATTGGTAGAATACCTGCTGAGCTAGGGACACTTCAGAACCTCCGCCACCTGTAAACACTCACTTCACATCTTCTACTAACAGTTTCTACTGAGACTTGGTTTCATTTTGTGTCTTCATTCTTATTCTCAGAGACGTTGGTAACAATCACTTGGTGGGAACTATAAGGGAGCTTATTCGTTTTGATGGTAGCTTCCCATCTCTTCGCAACCTGTAAGCAATCTTCTCTTCACTTCTCTTTTCAATTTGATGATACACTAAAAAATCTCTGGTCCTTTTAGATACTTGAATAATAACTATTTGAGTGGAGGCATCCCTGCTCAGCTATCTAAACTTACGAGCTTAGAGATTGTGTAAGCACTCTACACTACACATTAACCGTATTGGGACAACACTAATCTATGTTTACTTCATCTTGTAGGTACCTGTCTTACAACAAGTTCATTGGAAACATTCCTTTTGCCATTTCTCATATTCCTAAGTTGACATTCCTGTAAGTTTGTGTGTTATATACTACAATCCAAACAAAACATGCATTCTCATGGGGATCATTGTCTGAAACCAGGTATCTTGATCACAACCAGTTTACTGGGAGGATCCCGGACGCATTCTACAAGCATCCATTCCTCAAAGAAATGTGAGTTCTCATCAGCAAAGCTTCTACTTATAGTTAGAACAGTGAAACTTGAAGTGTAATAATTGAACAGTGTCTGATGTTTCTATTTGTTTCAGGTACATTGAAGGCAACATGTTCAAACAAGGTGCAAACCCAATTGGCACACACATAGTTCTAGAAGTTTCTGATTCCGATTTTGTCGTGTGATAGAAGATTCTAGGAGAATCTAGAGAGAACAAAGTCTCTGAACTACCTAGATATGGTTCCACTTTAGCCTACTTTATTACACTTTTTTGTATGGTTTTGATTCTTTGAAAATTGGAAGGAAGTAATAGACTACAAGTTATTGTATAGTTATACACATTCTGCTAAACTTTATTGAACttatatttatatctttttatCTCTGGAAGTCTTTTTCCATACTCAAAAACAGTTTGTTTTTGTACAATCATGATACTGAGAAACTTGCAAGAAGTATATATAGATGAATGAATACTCTCTTCTCATGATACTTGAGGGCATCTCTGTATTTACCTTTGTTGTCTGTTCAGACTGTTGTGTGTAGATCTCTGCAGCCGTTTTGTTGTAGAGATCCATGTTCATCGTCTGAAGCAGAATGAACTACAACAATGAGCTCAAGATCAGTTAAAGCTGTTACTACCTATGCGATTCTTAAAGAGTCAGTGTACATGTTGGAGCAATTCTTATTTTTAAGTTGTGGTCACAAAAGTAAACAACAAGAAAAAgtgaccaaaatgttttattcAATAGATAAAAAGACACTaatatactaaatatataaataataataaaaaaataaaaaaaatagaattttttttcaaaaaaacaatgaCCTTCTCGCAGTAGATTCTTGACAGCGAACCTTAACGCTGCTCATGAGTTTATCTGttcctctcttttcttttctaacaTTCAAACTCTCTTTCCCTTCACATCAGTAttaaaatttccaaataagaaGAGAGAGTGGTCCTTGCCATGGCCATGGCCACCACAAAGACCAGTTGCCACTCTTACCAATGGAGAAACAAACTCCGTGTAAGAGAGAAGCTTCGGTGGACCTTAATAAATCTGTGTTTATAAACTAATGAAACCAATAAACACTACGTAAACATATAACAACTTAACTCGATTCTTCCAACAAAAGATACAAAAAGTGAGTGTTTCAGTTCACTATGAATCTTTGTGTAGCCAATCTATTCCTGCGTTACAACATTGTGGTTTGTTATACTTCAGGCAAGACCGTTTCTAGTCTTGAGACCAAACAGATTCTTCAGCAGATCCGCAGAGTTTGGAGGAATCTTGACTCGTCTTGGAGCCATGAAGTTAACAATCTTCTCATGAACATTATACCTGTTTCGTTTTAACACAGCAATGCATTCAGACAAAAATGTAAACTCAAAATTGTGCTAATGAATCCAATACAGAGAGATTAAAATGCTTTTTTTCCTTTACCTGATCTTTCTGCTCTTAGATGCACGACGATCCAcaatcttcctcttctttgtcTGAAACTTCTTCATCGCGTAGAAAGCAGCCTCTGCGAATGTCAAATACTGAGATTTTCAGACAACCAAAGACTCATCAAACCAATAAACAACGGTTCTTGTGATGACTATACCTGATGAAGCTGGATCAATGGTCTCAAAGAACTCCTTCAGCAACTGCTGATAGAACTCAGCATCTTCCACAAGTTCAGGGTCTCCTTCAAGTTGTTTTTCCTGAATACATGTCAGAGAATAAGTATAGAAGAAGATAATCATAAAGACTTATGATCTGGATAGAGAAAACTGTGACAACTACCTCTTGATTTGGTTCCATGGCCTCCTCAGGCACCTGTATAGAGAGGCTGATGTATTTATTGACCATTAATGGATTTATTATTTAGAAGGCAAAAACTTACAGTTCCAAAGACAGCAACAGTAGATCTTGATTGTTGCATTTGTTTAATCATTCTACTTGGATCCCTCATGTAAGAAGCAACCTGTTCACTAACGTTCTGGTTAAAGGCATGGAGCTTTCCTTTTATAGCAGCTGCACCAGTTGTGACTTGTGTTCTTCTCTGCCATTTGTCCACTGCCTTGTTTCTGAACACACACATTCTACAACATAACAAAAAAGACCGGTTTTGTGTTAAACAATGAAACATAAAACGTGTAATAAAGACAATCATGTCTTTTACCTATTTTGCATGTCAGATATTCGGTTCCATTCATCGGTATCTTCTGCATCTGATGTATTGGATTCTGAACGAGGTAAAGTAGCTTTACCATCTGCTTGTTGATCAACCGAAGGGTTCTTCTCAAACAAAGCCTGAGTAAAAAAAAGAGACAGAGAGACAAACACACTCAGAGATGCCAAGCGTATACAGTTACTGAAGAAGAATGAATAGTCTATCTAAGCATACATACCCCTTGCAACTCCAAGAGAGAATCTAACGTCTTCTTAGATGAAGCAATTAGCTCAGCGTATGCTGTTGAGACCTTCTCATCTTCCGAACAGAAAGACAATTTAACATGCTCCTGGAAAAATCATTTCATTATGTCATGATGACACAATCAAAGATGAAACAGAAGAACGAGGAGAAGAGAAAGCTTACCTGTGGCAATCTGTTTGAAGTACTAAATGGTTTTTGAAGTAAGAATCTGATCTCcagagttttgtcccaaagAGCCTTTTACATAGAGCACAAAAGAGAATCATCACAAACAGAGATAAacatattacatgaattagtaGAGCAATGTCATACCTTCTGGTTCTTCACAGCTTGACCTTTAGCAAGGTCCTCGTTCTTATCACGCTTCAGGCTCTTCAATATATCCCTAAACCCCCCCACAAGAAGAagcatattaataaataaacctACTTGCTACTTCTAATATGATACTAAACACTTAGGCTTCAATAAGACTAAACACTTATAGGCTTCAATAAGAATTATCTACCGTTTCTACTCACTCTCTAGATAACAATACACAGGAACACTTACTGTTCTTGAGAACGAAGCTCCTGGTACTCTTTTTCAAGCTCTTCCATTGCCGCGTCTTTATTGTCATCATCTCCTTCATCACCACTCTCTTTATCATtaccatcatcatcttcctcgctATCTTCTCCTTCGTCACTCCCTCCCTCATTCATGCCATGATCTTCACTATCATCTATTCCATCAGATAAGTCATCATCTTCGCTCTCTCTTTCCACCTATAATAGCATCCTCAAACCAAATAAATTCAATTACACAGCCATCTAAATGGACTTTAACCAGACAAAAAgcaacaactacaacaacaacaacaacaaaagtacCTCTTGCTCTTGGTCGCTTATCTCTTCTGAATCACTTTCATAAAGTCTTGCTCTTTTGGAACTCTTTGACCCTCCACCCATTTTAAACACTCCTCCTAATGCTACaaataaacgaaaaaaaaaaactaagtcaAAAGTGAATGAGCAGAATCTATTTACACAGACGCAAAAGACTAAACATAAGCTTAGAATAAGAAACGTGACGAATACGGAAACAAGACAGTGAACAACCCCAAGAAAACTAACCTTAAATCGTCGACTTCAAAGCTGTCCacgagcagaggaagaagaagaagaagttatgaGAAGCCCTAGTGAATTTACTTAACCCGACGAACCGGTCGGTTCATTAAAATGCCGGTTTTCGAATTTAATTTACGGTTTGATAGGACTCGACTCGACTCGACTCGACTCGACCATCGAACCGGTCGGTCTGACCTGAAATTCAAAACATTTAAATCACAGTCAGGGACCATGCTTACTAATTTCCCTGCTtaattgtttattaattttcttttgagcAAACATTATTTACTTATCTCTTACTAAGCTCTtgagccttttttttttcttttaactcaCGTTTTCTAGATTCTACTCTGAAGCTTTTTAACCTATATAAAGAGTATAATTCACCTTTTCATGTTCTCTCCATCAGAGgaaatttagataaaaaatacTGATTGTTATATTACAGGGAGTTTGCTTTTATTCTAGTAAAGAAATTAGTGATTGAGACCACCCACCTGCCTTTTTAGTGTAAACTGGATCATTAGCATAATATGTCACTGTATTATTAAGATTCTCAattcaaagaaaacaaaacaaaacaaaacaaaacaaaacttctcTTGCTTTGTCTGTTTCAAGAAAACTGTAACTACTTTTATCTTTGTAATGAAATATTGTGTGCTTTAAACTAATGTATACTCGAAAACAAAGACACTTCTTCTTAATGTGAATCTGGTCAACATCTTCATTAATTTAAGCGAGTAATAAAATCATTGTTTAAAGATATTATGATATACATATTATGTCGGCAATGAAATTCTACTATAGGATTAACCAAATGTAAATTCCAATATTGGCACTGATAGTTTCTGGTATGTGACTTTACATTGAtgccaaaataattaaaagagaaaaaaatgtaaCGACTAAAATAAACTCTTTGGTCCTTTGATGCATATCTTAGTGTTCTCTGATTCACATATTTGGATCTTGATCGAGTACTCATCATCTCCACCgatcttttgttcctcctcgtTTTTGACACAGCTTTGGTAAAAAAAGAAGTTGACTATTGTGTCAAGAACCAAGAAGAGAGCGTACAAGTAAGCTATCAACGTTCCTTCAATAGCTATCGAGGTGACATCTCTATCTCCTTTGTAAAATGATCTCATTACTCTGTACCGAAACAAGGCTTCCACTCCAGCTAAGCCGAGGTTAGTAGGCAGAGCAAGAGCCAATGCTGTTGATGTTCTTCCCCGAAGCAGAAGACACGCCTTGAGAAGTGTTGTGTATCCTCCTGAGGACGAGGAAGGCGATGAAACCAAGGCTAAGTTGGAGATGACAAATGCGTTTGCGAGGATGATTGAGTAGATAATGGCTGAGGATAAGGAGAAGAGAGTGTAGAAGTTTCTTGAAGAGAAGCCAAAGGAGTCTAGGATGGTGGATGCTAAGAAGAACAGAGCAAAAGCAGAGGCGTTTGCTGAGAGGATGAAGAAAGAGTTACAAATGTAAGTTCTGAGAAGACGAAAGTAGTAAATGGAGTCATGATTGTTTGATAGGAGTTTGATGATGTAAGCTTTGGAGAAGAGGAGGAAAGTGAGGGAGAAAGGGAGAGTGAGTAAAGAGGAAGAGAGGGTTTGTGAGAGTTTAAGGCTTAAGATGTTGAAGAAttcaagagaagaagagaagccaGCACCGCGGAGGAGAGTGTTTAGCTTCATGTGGatggaggaagaggaagaggagaagaagggCTGGGAGAGGAGGAGAGCGGTTGAGAAAGGGAGAGCAACGGCGGCTGCGGTGGTGGCACGGTGGTAGTGTTGTAGGAATGTGTGGACTGATCTTCTCATGATCTTGCTTGGATCTTCCATTGTCTTCTTCATTCTAAGTTTGTTATTTTTCTGTTGAAGAAGTGTGTTTCTTAAATGATCCACCAATTCTTGAAAGAGGTTTCTCAAATGTCCTCACTATATATAATGCTTtacatatacattttatatgtaATGCTTTACATATACATTTTATAATactttttgctaaattaattgtgGGTTGGGTGTTAGAGAAGGGAATAGATAGGCCAACCGATTTTGCCTGATTATGAGGATTTGTTTAggcaaattaaaataaaataaatctctctttttcttgtgaaaagaaaaatattaaaagagcAATGGTTTTTGCATGGGAGTGATCTTTCTTGTGAGTAGAATACAATGATAAATAACGTTTCCTTgttagttttaagtaatgttATTAGAAGAAtgtaatctaattatttttggGGGGTTTGGTTTTGATACATGTTCCTTGAAAGGGATTTGGTTTGTGATATGCTTAGGCTGTAACTGGATTTGGATGCTTACAATACACTCCATTGGATAAATACATATGTGTGtgttgaatatatattaaagtgtGGGAGAGTGAGTCTACGTATTAGAAATCAATTGAAAGCTTAATGATTATAGGTTTGAGGAAACTGGAAGTCTTAGCTTTCAAGAAACTGAATCATGATAAGAACTTAAAAGagtaaagtaaaattttaaataactaaatttaaaattgaaaaagatGGTGGTCGTTTTATGCTTTTCTCATAATGTAAACGGCTTAGAATGATTTTTGAGTGAGAAATTTCCGAACTTTTAGAATTTGTCTTAAGGCGACTTAATCATCATATGCATGTTACCAAACCTATTAAGTATGTTAACAAATAGACAAGCCTATAtcattttatctattattaCGAAGATTAATGACAACTAACTTGCTTTTGAACATATGTACTAACAATTGTGTTCTTGTAACAAAATGCAATAATATGAAGtattgtcttatttttttttttttttttttttttttttttttttttaatcccactttattcaaattaaaaagGATTGGGTTACAAGGTAAAGACAATATTTACAGGCAATTAAAGCTAACCAAGAACTCTCTAGAAAAAAGTAAACCAAGTGGCCAAAACTGAGTCTTCTCCCTGAGCGATCGTTTGAGCCCGAGCTAATGTCTTATTAATTAAgctaatagttttgttttagaataatcaattaaatagaattttcttataagtGAGAAGTTATCAAACTTTGTCCAACCTCTATCATGTATTTGGTGTGCAGTCTTATTGACTTGGACTTGGTGGTTAGGGAGTTCTCCATTTGCTTgtctcaaatttattattttcttggtatataattttatattctgTAGTTTCTTATTATGATATTATGGGGAATATCCACTATtagtattttttaatcaatGGCAAATAGTAATGATTTAAGCGTGATCCATCATTATTAAGTTTCATTAGAAAACAATAACtaaacggaaaaaaaaactgatgccaaaaaaaaacg
The nucleotide sequence above comes from Brassica napus cultivar Da-Ae chromosome A9, Da-Ae, whole genome shotgun sequence. Encoded proteins:
- the BNAA09G05670D gene encoding uncharacterized protein BNAA09G05670D — translated: MKKTMEDPSKIMRRSVHTFLQHYHRATTAAAVALPFSTALLLSQPFFSSSSSSIHMKLNTLLRGAGFSSSLEFFNILSLKLSQTLSSSLLTLPFSLTFLLFSKAYIIKLLSNNHDSIYYFRLLRTYICNSFFILSANASAFALFFLASTILDSFGFSSRNFYTLFSLSSAIIYSIILANAFVISNLALVSSPSSSSGGYTTLLKACLLLRGRTSTALALALPTNLGLAGVEALFRYRVMRSFYKGDRDVTSIAIEGTLIAYLYALFLVLDTIVNFFFYQSCVKNEEEQKIGGDDEYSIKIQICESENTKICIKGPKSLF
- the LOC106366076 gene encoding putative uncharacterized protein DDB_G0270496, with translation MGGGSKSSKRARLYESDSEEISDQEQEVERESEDDDLSDGIDDSEDHGMNEGGSDEGEDSEEDDDGNDKESGDEGDDDNKDAAMEELEKEYQELRSQEQDILKSLKRDKNEDLAKGQAVKNQKALWDKTLEIRFLLQKPFSTSNRLPQEHVKLSFCSEDEKVSTAYAELIASSKKTLDSLLELQGALFEKNPSVDQQADGKATLPRSESNTSDAEDTDEWNRISDMQNRMCVFRNKAVDKWQRRTQVTTGAAAIKGKLHAFNQNVSEQVASYMRDPSRMIKQMQQSRSTVAVFGTVPEEAMEPNQEEKQLEGDPELVEDAEFYQQLLKEFFETIDPASSEAAFYAMKKFQTKKRKIVDRRASKSRKIRYNVHEKIVNFMAPRRVKIPPNSADLLKNLFGLKTRNGLA
- the LOC106366075 gene encoding phytochrome-interacting ankyrin-repeat protein 2, which encodes MIQDQPLVVFSLRRNSFRRRSSITNLDDRGWTPLHVKARKGDLKSVKQLLDQGFDVNALAWGPKSKGVSPLHLAAEGGHIEVMDLLLERGANIDARTWGSCGWTPLHAAAKERKREAVKFLVENGAFLPDDISDTRFNPPVHYCHGLEWAYEEMKKLNSESSSSGGDTSSSSEN
- the LOC106366077 gene encoding probable leucine-rich repeat receptor-like protein kinase At1g35710, producing the protein MASSRCELLVICVLSLFFVLAHSKTLKRDVKALNEIKASLGWRVVYSWVGDDPCGDGDLPPWSGVTCSTQGDYRVVTELEVYAVSIVGPFPIAVTNLLDLTRLDLHNNKLTGPIPPQIGRLKRLKVLNLRWNKLQDVIPPEIGELKRLTHLYLSFNSFKGEIPKELAALPELRYLYLQENRLIGRIPAELGTLQNLRHLDVGNNHLVGTIRELIRFDGSFPSLRNLYLNNNYLSGGIPAQLSKLTSLEIVYLSYNKFIGNIPFAISHIPKLTFLYLDHNQFTGRIPDAFYKHPFLKEMYIEGNMFKQGANPIGTHIVLEVSDSDFVV